One genomic region from Balaenoptera acutorostrata chromosome 1, mBalAcu1.1, whole genome shotgun sequence encodes:
- the TEX50 gene encoding testis-expressed protein 50: MPSQGLSLIFPLLFICFFRESFCICDGTTWTKVGWEIFPEETHYLKVKLSPSHCLPYPLDKLCCNFASMDIFQSCLHLIYISVQALFLILSVLSAHYLWVKWKKHQKKLKKQASLDTAVNDLESQSIYDADQILCRLVATTSMITKYLNQVSHHPLAKKVKHQKLKGKRVKEKEPENTRYIHMQI; encoded by the exons ATGCCTTCTCAAGGACTATCCCTGATTTTTCCTCTGTTGTTTATCTGCTTCTTCAGGGAGAGCTTCTGCATTTGTGATGGTACTACCTGGACAAAGGTTGGATGGGAGATTTTTCCAGAAGAAACGCATTATTTGAAAGTTAAGCTTTCTCCATCTCACTGTCTACCTTACCCTCTGGACAAACTATGCTGCAATTTTGCTAGTATGGATATATTTCAGAGTTGTTTACATCTTATTTACATTTCAGTACAAGCTCTCTTTTTAATCCTGTCTGTTTTATCGGCTCATTACCTGTGGGTGAAATGGAAGAAACACCAAAAAAAG ctgAAGAAACAAGCCTCCTTAGATACAGCTGTTAATGATCTAGAAAGCCAGTCCATCTATGACGCTGACCAAATACTCTGCAGACTGGTGGCCACAACATCAATGATCACCAAGTACCTGAATCAGGTGTCCCATCATCCTCTGGCTAAGAAAGTCAAGCACCAAAAACTAAAGGGGAAGAGAGTGAAGGAAAAGGAGCCAGAGAATACAAGATATATTCATATGCAAATATAG